A window of SAR324 cluster bacterium genomic DNA:
AGAGCTTGGTCCGTAACGCCATTGGTTTTAATGAATCCCGTGGAGACCGAGTTTCGGTGGTCAATATGCCGTTCGGTAAAGCTGTTGAAGAAGATAAGGCAGCTGAACTGGAAGCAACTCGAGTGCGTAATCAGTTCATCTTGGATCTCATCCGCTATATTGCTTTAGGTGCTGCTGTACTAGCACTGATCATGTTGGTCATCCGCCCGATGGTCCAGCGTTTGAGCACTAAGCCTGCAGATCTTGATCTACTGATGGGCCTGCCAGCAACCATTGGTGAACTGGAAGGTGAGGAACTTGAGATTCCAACCGAACGCGAATCTGGACTACCTCCCCGAGAAAAAATTCTCGAGATGGCCAAGGGAGATCCGATCAAGACTGCAGGCCTCGTACGTACTTGGCTACGCGACAAGAAGTAATAAACCAAGACAGTCTTGGTGGCTGTCTCGGAATCCCTGCCGTTCTCTATCACTTTTTCCCCTAATAACTCCTGTCTTATGAGCTCACTAGAGGCCCTTGAGCAATTCACGCTACCCAGTTTCGATGAGGATGTTGAGAGTGAAGAACCAGGCCGTCCTCATCATAAACCTGACGTAGTTCCTACTCCAGTACCAACTGGTGAAGTCCCTGAGCACCTTGCCAAGGGGAAAGAATTTGAAGCCATCCAATACTTCGAGGGTTATGACACCTCTTACCAGGAATCTTCGCATGGTTCCGCTTTTGGTGAGTTGGACACTGGAGAGGAGTCTTATTCAGACGAGGAAAAGCAAGAACTGGCGAGTGTTTTTGCAACAGATAACTTCATCCGGGAGAACTCGCTACTGACGGATGCAGAAGCTTTTGCCAAGTCAATTCGAGAGGGAGCTCAGCTTTATAAACAGCAACTTTTGCTGAAGACTGAGAAAGCAAACCTGGAGGCAGAGCAGTTCAAGCAAGAAGCACTCACAATAAAGCAAACTATGGAGGACGAACGGCAGGCCGTCCTCAGAGAAGCTCATCTAGAAGCAGATAAGGTCAAAGAACAAGGATATCAGGAAGGTTTTGATGCAGGCTTACAGGCGGGAATGGAGAAACGCTTCCAAGAGTCAGAATATCTAGCCAATCAGATGAATGGTGTCATTGAACAGCTTTCCAATCTGCGGCAGGTTGTCCGCTTTCAAGCAGAGCAGGAGTTGGTCCAATTGGCGGTCCTGATTGCCAAGCAGGTGGTAGTACAAGAGTTGATGATCAACCCAGAGATGCTGCAGAATATCTTGGTCAAGGCACTCCGGGAAATTGAATCAAAGGGAAAGATTCAGGTGTTTCTGCACCCAGAAGACTACGAATTTATGCAAAATACTGGGGTTAACCTTGATCAGTACATGGGGGAGGAGCAGACCCTTGTGCTCAAGGTCAATCAAGAAGCGGAGCCAGGATCTGTCTTCATTGAAACTGATGATGACGTGCTAAACTTCACCTTCCAGCAGCAGTTTGAACAAATTGAGGAGGAACTGAGTCAACGACTGGCAGAACGTCAGGTGCAGATGCACTCTGTAGATATGGATGCCTACGATTTTACTGTACCGGAAGAACTACAAACCGCAGCAGGTGATCCCACAGTACAAGGGACTGAACCCGAAGGACAACACGTTTTGACAGCGCCTGAAGAGCAAGAAAATTCCATGGTCGCTGAGGAGGGTCCTGAATCGATATCAGGAATGAAAGTGGAAGAAGAGTCGGTAGATACTGTCGATACAAATGCTGAAATAGATCCGGCTGAACTCTTTGGAGGACCCTCACAGACAAAAACTCCCACAGAATCAGACACAGTGATAGATCCCAACGAGTTGTTTGGAAATTCTGATGAACGCTGAAGCTGCTGAGCAGATACGCTACTCCCACCTTGGTCCCTACCTGAAGACAGTACAGAGCTTCAAGCCTTTACGAGCGGAAGGCCGAGTGACCCAGATGATTGGTCACTTGATTGAGGCGACTAATCCTGGCTGCTCAAAGGGCAGCATGTGTTTTCTCTACGATCCGCAAACTCGTGTTTCTGTCCCAGCTGAGGTAGTCGGTTTTCGAGAAGACAAAATCTTGGTGATGCTGCTTGAGCAGATGACCAATGTAGGGCCTCACTGTCGAATCCTCTACAACCACAGAGATCCAAGCATTCGTGTTGGAGAAGGTCTTTTGGGTCGTGTGATTGATCCACTGATGAGACCGATTGATGGCCAAGGAGAACTATTCACGCACACGGAAACACCTCTCTATCCCCCTTCAATCAATCCTCTCAATCGACCTCGTGTTTTCGAACCACTTGATGTAGGCGTCCGAGTTATCAATGGGACATTGACCTGTGGTCGTGGACAGCGCGTTGGGATTTTAGCAGGCTCTGGGGTTGGTAAGTCTGTGCTGCTTGGAATGATGGCCCGCTACACCGATGCGGACGTAAACGTGATTGCTCTGATTGGGGAGCGTGGACGTGAGGTCAAAGATTTCATTGAAGGAATTTTAGGATCAGAGGGCATGGCCCGTTCCATCGTTGTGGTCGCAACATCAGACCAGCCAGCTCTACTACGACTGCGAGGTGCTTTTGTAGCCACTGCGATTGCCGAGTTCTTTCGTGCGCAAGGCAAGGATGTGCTCTTAACCATGGATTCTCTGACACGCTTTGCGATGGCTCAAAGAGAAATTGGATTGGCAGCTGGAGAACCACCGACCACCAAGGGCTACCCACCGTCAGTATTCGCAATGATGCCTAATTTGCTTGAGCGAGCGGGAACTCAAGGAGAATCCGGATCCATCACAGGCTTCTACACCGTATTAGTAGAGGGAGACGATGCGAATGATCCAATCGGTGATGCAGCTCGGGCAATTGTGGATGGTCACATCGTTCTCAGCCGTGATCTTGCTGCGAAGGGAACCTATCCAGCAATTGATCTGCTACTCTCAGCCAGTCGGGTGATGCCGGAAGTGACCTCAGAATTACATCAAAAGATGGCACAATTGTTTCGTGGTACCTTAGCCACCTATCGAGAAGCGGAGGATCTGATCAATATTGGGGCTTATGTTCGAGGGAGTAATCCTGAGATTGACTATGCCATCCAGAAATACCCCATGATGCTGGAGTTTGTTCGTCAGGGAAT
This region includes:
- a CDS encoding FliI/YscN family ATPase → MNAEAAEQIRYSHLGPYLKTVQSFKPLRAEGRVTQMIGHLIEATNPGCSKGSMCFLYDPQTRVSVPAEVVGFREDKILVMLLEQMTNVGPHCRILYNHRDPSIRVGEGLLGRVIDPLMRPIDGQGELFTHTETPLYPPSINPLNRPRVFEPLDVGVRVINGTLTCGRGQRVGILAGSGVGKSVLLGMMARYTDADVNVIALIGERGREVKDFIEGILGSEGMARSIVVVATSDQPALLRLRGAFVATAIAEFFRAQGKDVLLTMDSLTRFAMAQREIGLAAGEPPTTKGYPPSVFAMMPNLLERAGTQGESGSITGFYTVLVEGDDANDPIGDAARAIVDGHIVLSRDLAAKGTYPAIDLLLSASRVMPEVTSELHQKMAQLFRGTLATYREAEDLINIGAYVRGSNPEIDYAIQKYPMMLEFVRQGMRENTPFEECISQLQNIFGDRLQ
- a CDS encoding FliH/SctL family protein, with the protein product MSSLEALEQFTLPSFDEDVESEEPGRPHHKPDVVPTPVPTGEVPEHLAKGKEFEAIQYFEGYDTSYQESSHGSAFGELDTGEESYSDEEKQELASVFATDNFIRENSLLTDAEAFAKSIREGAQLYKQQLLLKTEKANLEAEQFKQEALTIKQTMEDERQAVLREAHLEADKVKEQGYQEGFDAGLQAGMEKRFQESEYLANQMNGVIEQLSNLRQVVRFQAEQELVQLAVLIAKQVVVQELMINPEMLQNILVKALREIESKGKIQVFLHPEDYEFMQNTGVNLDQYMGEEQTLVLKVNQEAEPGSVFIETDDDVLNFTFQQQFEQIEEELSQRLAERQVQMHSVDMDAYDFTVPEELQTAAGDPTVQGTEPEGQHVLTAPEEQENSMVAEEGPESISGMKVEEESVDTVDTNAEIDPAELFGGPSQTKTPTESDTVIDPNELFGNSDER